The genomic stretch AAACGCAAAATGAAGACTTGTCCAGCATCAATTCCACAAGCCTGTTCTCACAGCAGAAAAAGTTCAAGCATCCAAAATTCATATTATTGTACTGAATGGATGGTAGAGTGTAAAATAAAAGCAAGCTCACAGGAAAGAGAATCAAAATGCCCgaacaaatgtaaatgttatctACATTAATATGGCTCTGAGGTTATGGATAGAGCCAATGAGTAGgatattgtattatatattattatattacggTCTTAGTATATTATATTAGGATGGTCTGTGTGGGTCATTTAACAAAGCCACCTGCTTAGGGGGGACTCCAACTTCAGAGACCTAAAAGAGGGACGATGGGCTCAACAACTGCCTCACCACCCTATTACCTGCAGGAGGATTGGTTGTCACGGCGATAGGGGGGAAATACGGTTGGTCTCGGCAGAGACTACATCAAAGTCCAGCGACTGACACAAATGCAATCACTTCCTGGACTTTGTTTTCTTTGAGTCGGCTTTGTCGGACTTTTGCATCACCATATATCCTGTGGGCTGTTCACACCGACCAGGGGAACTCTGGGATAGCATCCTAAAAGGGAGGGACCCCAGCGCTCCACAAAACCCAATGAATGGATTACCCTGCCCCCTAGTGGTATTTATTTACCCGCATTTCATCAAAAAGAAATCTGAGAACAACGCCACATATTAGCTTAAAAAATTGGGGGCATTTCAATGTGAAAAGTACAGTTTTTCCTTAGAAACCTTCATTGATTTTGACAGCTTTTAGATATGCTATTTGTTTTCCAGTGGTGGGAACCATATTGGAGATTATCCAATATCTTACATATACCCACAATTGTGTTACCTTTGTATGTAGCAACATTCTGTGTGTACCATGAATATTTTCCAAATCatgccttttttttaaatgtctttttgtttatgtaAATTCTGTCATCGTCGAAGTCTCTGGTGTCTGTTTCCACAGTTAACCGCCTTTATTCTTAGAGCAGCGCAAACAGGGAAATAGCTTTGGGTTAAAAGGGTTAGTTGAAAGACTTCCAATGACGCTTTTGGAATGACATGGCGGCGTTCCTGACCTCTCACTCCAGGCCGAACTCCAGGAGCTGCAGGCGGCCCTGAAGGAGAAACTGTCCACCTACAAGGCTGTGAAGCTGAACTACGCGCAGACGGCCCAGTACGTCAAGGTAACCACGGAAACTTTGCCTGTCCGTTTCAGCCCGCTCTTTCGTTTCTCCCTCCGTCATGTGATTTTTGATGACGTCATTGTGCCTGAAAACAGTACTTGGGGGATGTCACTGGTCCCAGCTTTTCTGCTGCTTCTCATTTCACCCTGAAAAGCAGTGACCAGTCCAGTGGCAGTGTGGCATACTGGTTTTTATGGATAATGGTCGCAGATTTCAGTCCCACATGGGACACTGTCGTTCTACTCTTGGGTGTGGTGCTTAACCTGATTTGCGTCAGTTTATATCCGGCTGCATAATCGGacactgcattttttttattgtcttgTATTGGAAGGTGCTGAATGGTAGCGCTACAGGTAAATAATACATATCTATATACCATAAAAGCATAGTTATAAAGATAAAAGCCATATAAGACTTTGAAACAAATCCAGAATCATATAAAGTGTGTCATGGGTCCATTCACCTGAAGCAGAAAAGTATGCCTCAGATGTAATCCGCAAAAACATTCTATCTGTTGTGGCTgccattaaaaattaactcCAAATCTCCCAGTATGTATTACGGTGAAATCATTAACCACTTTTCAGTTTTTAGTTTCCTTTAAACTGacctatttttttaaagtttgatCTATTTTGCACATGGATGCTGCTTCTCCACAGGAAATATCATTTATTTCTTGCTCTTGATTCTTCCCTGTTTCTGtctttgattgtgtgtgtgcgtgtgtgtgtgtgtgtgtgtgtctgtatgtgagcaagcacgtttgtgtgtatgtgtgcttgtgtctgtgtgtagactgtatgtgagtgagtataTGCAAGTGTTTGTACATTGTTCCTTAAACTGCATTACCTTAATTTAGTAGCTACTCTTTTCCAGAACAATTTGCAATGCAAAAGAACATACATGCATTCATTTGATTTACCTGTGTACAAGACCTGGCAAACAAAATTCCCAGACAGCATAAAGTAAAACGTCAAGTATTAATTCAATTCAACAGAGTACAAATGAGTCCAATGGGATCCAATTTAAACACATATTACTTTGTATATGTGAGGATACTTATATCCATGATTTCAACGATTTCTCTGCCAGATACagacccagcacacagagaggcagatcCGGGAGCAGTTTGAGAAACTCCACCAGTTTCTgcgcgaggaagaggaggccaggATCTCTGCactgaaggaggaagaggagcagaagagtcagtTGATAAAGGAGAagttagaaaagataaaaagaGAGATTTGCTCTCTTTCTGACCTGGTTAAAGCCACAGAACGGGAACTGAAAGCTGAAGACATCGCTTTACTGGACGTAAGCACCGATCAACACCTTAACAGGCTTCCAATGGCAACAGTGACAAGGGCAATTGTGACTTGCTCTATCATAATCAgatataaaaattaaatatcTATAATTTTACTTCTGCATGaattaagacatgcagattatgaggCCCCACAAATTGTTCTAGAAAaagaacattaacattaacatcgatttatgtgaaattactATTATGATAGAAGGGGTCAAAATTATTACCCATGATTGCATTATGAATATGCACTACATGCTGctgtaataaaaacataattaacagactgtatgtgtgtgtgtgtgtgtgtgtgtgcatgtgtgcatgtgtgtgtgtgtgtttttgcatgtgtgcgtgtgcatatgtatgtctTGGAAATCCTATCTTCAATTATACTACACTAAAAATATACTCATTTTATATATGTGAATCTGAGTGCGTGCATAACTTTATGAAGTGAAATAAACACTTCATAAAGTGGTAATAAGGTGTTACTTTATTAAGGTCCTGTGTTTATGCATCCTTATTATGACAAAACCACTTTTATGCACAgcaaacattcacacaacaaTCAGATAGACTTCATATAAAAACAATACTCACAATAATTAGAATATGAATGActcaaaatacacaaaataatcaaagaaggtttaaaatttaattcaccatttttatttctttcagaaCTTCAGTGATACAATAAAAAGGTAAAGAACCTGTAAAGAACTGCCCTCCattttgtaatttctttttGACGTGAAACCAATATTCCCCGGCAATATTCACCTGTCAGTGTTTACACAGGATCTCCAGCACACCGCAGGAACCTGACCTGTCCCCAGGGGGCCTGATCGacgtggccaaacacctgggcaacctcAAGTTCAGggtctgggagaagatgctggggactaTTCAGCACAGTGAGTACTAGATATTATTTATCTTACTTATTTATATGTAGCTTTGAGCTTCATggggacatacagtactgtatgtctaaCGCAGTAGTCTCCAACTCctgggtcctggagagctaggatgtgctggtttttgttttcacctcaaaatcagtaccctgttgagacccaagtAACCAGGTTGACCTGGAGACCACTGGTCTTGCGAAAGTCTGCTGGTGCAATTCAGTGAGTGTCTGATACTACACAGCATTAATTCAgattcaataaaacattttccttaatttttgggaaaaaagcatattttgagaatgtggAAATGCAAGGAATCCTCAATCATTCATGAGGGCCACAGCGAGTTAGAGCTATGAGTTCGTCTCTTCCAAAAAGTGATTGCCACCgtctctgttttttttaagcCCCGGTGACCCTTGACCCCAACACGGCAGCTCCCTGGCAGATCCTGTCGGAGGACCTGACCAGCGTGAGGTACAGGAAGGTCCAGCAGCTGCCCGGTAACCCCGAACGCTTCTCCAACTCGGAGACGGTGCTGGGCTCGCAGGGCCTCGGCTCGGGCCGGCACAgctgggaggtggaggtgggcgCCAACACGGACTGGGCCCTGGGCGTGGCGTCCGGGTCCCTGGAGCGGAAGGACGACGTGGCGCTCCGCCCCCAGGAGGGGCTGTGGAGCATCGGGCTGTTTTTGGGGCAGTACGCCGCCGGCAcgacccccgccacccccctcGCAGTGCAGACGGGGGCGCTgcagagggtgagggtggagcTGGACTGGGACGAGGGACGGGTCAGCTTCTCCAACGCCGCGGACGGGGCGACTCTCTACACCTTCACGGAGCGCTTCACCGAGAGGGTGTTCCCCTACTTCCTCACGGTCTGCAGGCACCACGGCCTGCGGGTCCTCCCCGCCAAGGTGTCTGTAAAGGTGGAGCCGCACTCGTGAGAAACTCTGCGGACGCTCCGGCTTTTAAACAGGTGGAACGCCCTGGAGTCAGAATGTAAAAGTCCggccctgtagtgtagtggttaaggtacatgacccgcAAGGACGcttaacccttaaccctgcattgctccaggggggaatgtctcctgcttagtctgaaatcaacagtaagttgctttggataaaagcgtctgccaaatgacacgTAAAGTAATGTTTCTTCCACCCTTAAACTCAGCTGGCTGATTTTATTGTGCATTGCTAccccctggctgaagaattgtgctaattctGCAAAAAGTAGTGGGGAGgactttttactttctgaacctggattttccagtTCTGCTTTTAAAATTGTGTGGCATTGCTTGCACgtcttttttatcattaaatttTACTATATGCATAATTATGTAAGAGTAAAATAAGCACAACAGATTTATCACTTACTCGTTTACtgttaaatgtacagtacatttttacagtacagtagatcTGATGTCTTGAAAATTACAAATAGGAATGAAgtaaagacaaagaaaaaatgaTTGCTGAGAAGGTCGTCTTGAAATGATCTGACAGTGTTTACACTGTAATAAGAATGTTCTTAGCGGTCAAAGGTTTAAGGTTTGcagaatgtactgtatgattACATGCCTAATTGCCTGGGTATTGACTGAAATAAGGGTTTCACTTGATCTTCTGCAGCCATTACAGGGTAGTATGACAGCTAAGGAGCTGGGCTTGTTACCCGGGGGCTGCAGGTTTAATTCCATGTGGGTCATGGGCCAGTGGTAGTAtgaatggattgtatgtaaaaatgcCAACTAGTGTAAGCCTCTGGTCTTGATCTCAACAACCGCTATGCTGAAACTTAAAGTCCAAGAGACATTAAGCAAGAATAAAAAGCATAATATTAATGACAATATGGTCACTGCAACCTGTTTTTGTCACCCAGCGCAAATGAAACGACGCCAAGGAGAACGTCAAGGAGACCTATTTGgacctacactcagtgaacactttattaagtatttattagacttaacaAAGTCAAAAAAAGAGATCACAACAATGAAAATATCCTACAGGGCATTTGgctttttaaaagtttatttccttaagttcatttaattttatactGGTGATAAGTCAATTATTGAAAAGCAGTGTGattctacactcagtgagcactttattaggtatttattagactgctgtagtctatccactttttgacatgttgtgtgttcagagatcttctgcataccacagttggaatgtgtggttatttatgttactgtcaccttcctgtcagtttggaCCAGTccgcccattctcctctgacctttttcattaacaaggcatttttgcctgcagaactgttgcttagtggttgttgtttttctcaaaccaccctgtctgcaacAATCACTCCAAGTCACATTTCCCTATTCCCGTCCATATTCTGATATTAGGTCTGAAAAACataccatatctgcatgcttattcatttagtttctgccacggctgattcaatatttgcattaacatgctggtgtacaggtatccataataaaatggtcactaagtgtatatatatactgtactgtcagtgaaaaccaaaattctgtaattttatacaaaaaacaattgtgtaattgtgggaaaaatgtttgtaaaaatgaatgtacaaataaatgcaggatttcatttaattagcccagtatttttttttttacattctagGACGATTTTCAATAAGATGATTTGGCATTAACTCTTGCAACTATTAATTAACTGATGGAAAAATTACTTAGTTAAGCGTGGAATTATCTTCCCATTAGTTCCCCTATTTGTAAACCACTAACTattgtattagttacatgagtATTCATTACATTGCCTTTTGAGTATTCATGCATTAGCATTAGTTAGCCattgttttcattccaataaGAATTGGCTTAAATAACGTAGTTAGGTAACATGAAAGTATTCCAACATTTATGatagatgaaaaataaaataaagactgCTTGTGTTcctttagaaaatatttttccgtaGTTTAATCATACAAGCTTTTAGGCCTGCTAAGTCACATTATGCGGTATAGTATCTGTCAGTTGACATTGCCTGTGAAGTAAAGTGAAATACAAGGGAAACTGGTTAACACTTTTCAGTTCTAACTACAGTAACCTGAACAAGGAATTAACTCATTTTATAACTATTCTATTACCGTTTATTAATGTTAAGCCATTGGCATTGGCAGAATAGGAGGTTGAGCAAGTTGGTTTATAAGGTGTATAAAAATGTGCTATTCATGCAAATGTTCCATTAGTGACCAAAAGGGAACAATTCATAGTCCAACATGGAAGAACATGTTACATGATTtgataaaatgcaattaaatgatTTGTCCATGTTGAACAAGTGCCTTAAAAGATGTAGTGCATTCTTCGTTCATTCATTGGTTCTGGGCTGGTTAATGGGTGAACTCATGCTAGTTGTCGGAACCTTATTGTAAGTTGTTGCCGGGGAAACATGACTCTCTTCCCCTCAGACTCAGAATGCAGAGTGCTGaggtgtgtttcttttttttccaacagtCAGCACATCGCGAAACGAAACACCGGACCGTGCCACAGATGTACACTTGAGTGCCTCATTTCACAAGCCAGGCCAACCGCCCAATATATACcgtacagtatgtatatgtgtgtgcgtatgtgtgtgtctttacagCAATATATGCACATGTAAacatacactgtatgtacataagTGAAGATATAAgacaaaaaaaggggaaaaacccCAATGCACAAAGAATATAATACCTTAATAATAGCATATTAAAGAACAAACATTAGCCTAActactaattttttttttctttctaagtatgtggggggagggggggggggcagtggaggGTTTAGGGTTCTTTCTGTAATCATATCTAAGTGTGACccacaaatgtcagaatgttcTGGAGCATGCGTGTCACATGGCCGCATAAAGACAGGGCTGGATGTGGCAGCGGAGGTGGAGACGGAATGGAGGGCAGCTCTGAATCCTCCGCCCCGCGTCCTCCTGGAGGGTGCGGGGAGGACTATGGGGATGAGGCGGGGTCACAGCGATGTCAGCTCTGTGGGGGGGCTGTTTGGCGGGCACTGCCCGTCTGCTGGGCGTGTCGGACGTCGCCCCAGCGGCGGTCCGACAGCAAGGCTACACAGATCTGTAGGGTAAGCAtgtttgtgaatatttataattaattaattaattaattaaactaCTGACCAGTGCTTGTGTATCCTAGCTGTACTGAACTCTATGGTGCTTTGCTGTCAGTCAGTGATTGGGTATCCTAACTGTACTCAACTCTATGGTGCTTTGCTATTAATCAGTGCTTGGGTATCCTAGCTTTAATCATATCTATGGTGCTTTGCTGTTAATCAGTGCGTGGGTATCCTAACTGTACTCAACTCTATGGTGCTTTGCTATTAATCAGTGCTTGGGTATCCTAGCTTTAATCACCTCTATGGTGCTTTTGTGTTTGGAGAAACAGCAACACAGACAAAGATCCTATTTTTTAGTGTCTCTAGTATttagacacaaaataaaacaaagacacaaGCACAAGCTGAATGGACATGCCTTGCTAGGCGTCCAGCTTATATTTAGCAACGATTTCATCCCACAGCCTGTTTGTGCATTTGGAATAAGTTACAGGTAGCATCGTTATGTTGTGGCTCAGTGAGCTtgttaacccattatggaccaAGGCGCCCTATAggaaacccatagaaaggcctaggaatcacaatgcatttctacggtcatgtgtcttgaaaaatggCATCCAACTGCTAAGGGAGATGTAatatgcaggtcacatccgtctgttaagggagatttaacgtgcaggtcacatccgtctgttaagggagatgtaacgtgcaggtcacatccgtctgttaagggagatgtaacctgcaggtcacatccgtctgttaagggagatgtaatacTGGcatcacatccgtctgttaagggagatgtaacgtgcaggttacatccgtctgttaagggaggtgTTACAcccaggtcacatccgtctgttaagcaAGCTGTAATGTGCAGGTTGCATCTGCCCAAAAGgggttaaatgtaaaatgagggTCTTGCAAAGGGTCTTGAAGCCATTGTGGTCATGGAGAGCTGCAGCAACCTGTTCAGACccatacaaaaaaatatgacatctttttgataaataaatgtattgatgaCATTTCACAACAAAGCCTGTGGGAGTCAGACAGTTGGAGACCCCAGCAGACTCtatagctctccaggaacagggcttgAGACCCCAGCAGACTCCTTAGCTCTCCAGAAACATGGCTGGAGACCCCAGCAGActctgtagctctccaggaccagggttgaagaCCCTAGACTAATCCTTTTGCTTAATCACTGAATAAAGCTGTGGCTTGGCTTTATTTTATAACTGAAATGTAGTGAGCAGTGTACAGATGACTGTGTACCCTTTCAAACTGCTGTGTACAGTTTGACATGTGCTATTTATAACAGTTTATGACAAATGACATAATGGGATATAATAGGACACATACAGAGAGCAGCTGTGTTTTTGCGGTGTCTGCTTACAGACAAATGAGACAAACTGGTTTGAGAATGTATCAACATCTGTCACTCACTGACAGCATACTCAACTCATAGAcgtggggtgtgtctgtgtgtgtgtgtgtgttacattacatcaatggcatttggcagacgctcttatccagagcgacgtacaacaaagtgcatatccataaccagggataagtgcgctgaaagaccctagagggaagtacaatttcaactgctacctgtacaacaaagatttttgaaatatttttataaacaaacaaacaacaaagaaaaagtgaccaaacttaactagccaaacactgcttacctagccaaactaccgatacacaaaaaagtaaatcacagaaagacaacaattaaggttgacagggaggtagggagggacggggagaggtgcgtcttcagtttgcgcttgaaggtgggaagagattttatagttctgacctcaacggggagttcattccaccaccgcggagccagaacagacattAGTCGTGAgggtgaggtggaagttcggagagggggaggtgccaagcggcctgtggaggctgaacaaagaacgtaatgtaatgtaatgtaatgtaatgtaatgtaatgtgtgtgtgtgtgtgtgtgtgtgtgtccaaacCTCTCGATCAGGCCTCACTATACCTGGcactccttccccctctccccaccaaAATAACATTTGACTACATTAGGTCAACTGAGAACTGAGCATTCTCTTCTGCGGTGACGACCTGTAGATATGAATGCAATATCGGCAATCGGATGTAGCGGACATTTTTGTGGCCAGACACTTGTTTTGGGGGGATTTGGCCCGGACACTTCGAACAAAACACCTCGACACCTCACAAAGTACCATGAGAAGACTTTTGAAAGGACCAAGGGAACGTCAGGACCTCAAACATCTAGACCTAGCAGCAGCATATTTCTCTCCAGGGCTCACCACATGGGAAATGACGTtgcgtctgtccgtccgtctgtctgtcctctcTTTGCTTCTAGGACGAGATTAAGGTGGCGGTGAGACCCCTGAAGAAGTGGCTAGACTCTGCAAATGGAGTCAAAGAAATCTGCTATCAATCAGCAAATCATAACATGGTATACTCACTTTACAGTGTGCATGTACccgtgtgtgtactgtagatACAGGTGGATAGATACAGATGCTATGCACgtacattaaatgtatttatgaataTATGCATGTATGATCGTattcactcaccgagcacttcatttttagcatttttactttattacacctacttattcatgcaattatctaatcagccatttgtatggcagcagtgcagtgcatacaatcatgtaggtacgggtcaggagcttcagttaatgttcacatcatccatcagaatggggaaaaattgttgatggcagacagggtggtttgagtatctcagaaactgctgatctcctgggattttcatgctcaCTAGTCTCTCGAgttagcaaagaatggtgcaaaaaacaaatgacatcagagaacaggaaggtgatagtaacaaaaaaaacacacattacaacagtggtatctagaagagcatctctgaacacacaacacatcataactctaaaaggataggctacagcagtagaagcagTAGAAGAAacaagttgaataaatacctaataaggtgctcattCAGTGTATATATTTGGCTATAGTGCTGTAGTTCATGCAGATTAAacatgggtcaaatgcatattAAATACACTTCATATTTATATGCTGGTAATATGTTAATATGGTGTTTAGGagatgtaatttttttattgttacattcaaaataataatgtattggAAAGCATTCAAAATA from Conger conger chromosome 2, fConCon1.1, whole genome shotgun sequence encodes the following:
- the LOC133121516 gene encoding E3 ubiquitin-protein ligase TRIM35-like — its product is MLSPHSLLEQDLSCPVCTDIFQDPMVLKCSHSFCRACLAQHWLSSGLQDCPVCRTVSAEAPVLNLTLRNTCESYLRERERRGGGRPCSSHGESLKLFCLQDSQLICVDCLTQQHQNHSFCPLEEVLPRCKAELQELQAALKEKLSTYKAVKLNYAQTAQYVKIQTQHTERQIREQFEKLHQFLREEEEARISALKEEEEQKSQLIKEKLEKIKREICSLSDLVKATERELKAEDIALLDNFSDTIKRISSTPQEPDLSPGGLIDVAKHLGNLKFRVWEKMLGTIQHTPVTLDPNTAAPWQILSEDLTSVRYRKVQQLPGNPERFSNSETVLGSQGLGSGRHSWEVEVGANTDWALGVASGSLERKDDVALRPQEGLWSIGLFLGQYAAGTTPATPLAVQTGALQRVRVELDWDEGRVSFSNAADGATLYTFTERFTERVFPYFLTVCRHHGLRVLPAKVSVKVEPHS